A genomic window from Aythya fuligula isolate bAytFul2 chromosome 15, bAytFul2.pri, whole genome shotgun sequence includes:
- the LOC116495067 gene encoding noggin-2-like — protein sequence MTAIGALLLCSCLGLLRPGGGQPFLRLRPSPSDNLPVKDIVEHPDPEYDPKEQDLDERTLRKKLGSHFDPGFMAVAVPGPANASGAEAAAAAGRARGALPAELRRLELGAPPHGPRLRVGKKARRKVLQWLWAYTYCPVLYTWKDLGVRFWPRYIKEGNCFAEKSCSLPEGMFCKPVKSVTKTFLRWHCQGWSSQKYCTWIPVQYPLISECKCSC from the coding sequence ATGACGGCGATCGGGgcgctcctgctctgctcctgcctggggTTGCTGCGGCCGGGCGGCGGGCAGCCCTTCCTGCGGCTGCGACCCTCGCCCAGCGACAACCTGCCCGTCAAAGACATCGTGGAGCACCCGGACCCCGAGTACGACCCCAAGGAGCAGGACCTGGACGAGAGGACTCTGCGCAAGAAGCTGGGCAGCCATTTCGACCCCGGCTTCATGGCCGTGGCCGTGCCGGGCCCCGCCAACGCCTCGGGCGCcgaagcggcggcggcggcggggcgggcgcggggggCGCTGCCCGCGGAGCTGCGGCGGCTGGAGCTGGGCGCACCGCCCCACGGGCCGCGCCTGCGGGTGGGCAAGAAGGCGAGGCGAAAGGTGCTGCAGTGGCTCTGGGCGTACACCTACTGCCCCGTGCTCTACACCtggaaggacctgggggtgcgCTTCTGGCCGCGCTACATCAAGGAGGGCAACTGCTTCGCCGAGAAGTCCTGCTCGCTGCCCGAGGGCATGTTCTGCAAGCCCGTCAAGTCGGTCACCAAGACCTTCCTGCGCTGGCACTGCCAGGGTTGGTCCAGCCAGAAGTACTGCACCTGGATCCCCGTGCAGTACCCGCTCATCTCCGAGTGCAAGTGCTCCTGCTAG